The genomic segment CGCGAGGAGGGAGGACCGGCGGGAGCAGCGGGATGCGACTCACGGCGAGGTCCCGCTCAGCGACTCGCCATGCACCACCGCGACGGCGTCCAGGTCGAAGCCCCCGGACGTGCCGCCGTACTTGTTGGTTCCCGTGTCCGTGATGCGCACGAAGCGCGCGCGCTTCAGTCCCACCGTGGCGAGGTCGAAGCCGTCACCGCCCGCGACCGCCGGGTCCGTGGGGCTCACGCCGTTGGTGGGGTCGGACAGCACGGGCCGCACCCCCGCGCAGCCCGGATAGCCCCCGGCCGCGTCGGTGAAGGCGCAGGGGAACGCGGTCCACTTCACGCCGTCCTCGCTCACCGCCACCTCGCCCGTCTCCGCGTACGTGGCGCCGTTGCCGACGAGGAAGGGGTTCTCGAAGACGAGGAAGTCCACCCCAGGCCCGTCCACCACGCCCACGTCCGTGAAGCGCAGGACGATGGACCCGCCCTTGCCGAGCGAGAGCACGTCGAGCGACCCGTTGCTGTCGCCCGCGCCGCGAGGAGGACCGAGCACCACGTCGGGGAACCGGTCCTGCCCGAAGCCGGCCGTCTCCCCGGGCTGGAAGGACACCACGCTATCGACGAACGGATCCGCCGGACGCGTGCCCGCGTCGGGGTCGGTGCCGCCATCGGGTGAGGGCACGGAGGGCTCGTCACCGCACGCGGACAGCGCGAGCAGCGCGAGCATCAGCGCCCCCCAGGGCGCGCGAGGACAGGCGTGAGGACTCATGGCGCGGTCTGTCGGATGCGCACGAGGCGGCTGCCCTGCTTGTCCTGGAGCCCCACCAGCAGGTCCGACCCGAGCGAGGACAGGAAGCTCACGGACGTGCACTGGTTCGGGAACACGAGCACCGCGGTGCGCGCGCCCACGCTGACCGGCGCGCTGCCCGTCAGGCCCGGCAGCAGCGGGATGCGGGACACGTCCGTGCCCTCGTAGCCGTGAGCGCCCCAGCCACCGCGCAGCACCGCCACGCCACTGCCGAACGACGCGGCGTTGGCGAAGTCACTGCCCACGTCGATCTTCGGCTCGGCGGTGAGCGTCACCGGCTTGCCCGAGGAGCGCGCCTCCGCCAGCTTCGCGGGCGACACCGCGTAGACGACGTTCGCGTAGGTGTCCTTGTCGGAGAAGCCCAGCATCGCGATGCCGTTGTCGGCCACGGCCGTGAAGCCGCTGCCACCCACGGCGGCCGGGAAGTCGACGACCTTCACCGCGCGCGGCGGCTTCTGCGACGTCTCCAGCGCGTAGACGCCCAGGCCACCCGAGGCCGTGGCGAGCCCACCGCCGTTGATGAGGAATACATCGGGCGTGGCCGCCACGGTGTAGTTCGCGGGCGCGGCGAAGTACGCCGAGTCCGCCGGCTTCGCCACGTCATACAGCACGACGGTGCCGGGGAAGTCCTTGCCCGACTTGGTGTAGCCGCTGAGCACGCGAGCACCATCCGTCACCACGTAGCCGCCGATGAACACCGGGTCGCTGGCCACGCGGTCCTCGGACGTCACGACGTTGAAGAGGCCCGCCGCGCCAAGCTGCAGCGACGGCCACGTGCCCAGCGTGTACAGGGACGCGTTCTTGTCGGAGCCGCGCAGGGCGTAGAGCGAGTACGTGGGGCCCGGCGTCGCGGCCACCGCCGTCACGCCCGTGGGCAGCGGCACGGACTCCGCGACGGTGAAGCCCGTCTGGAGCTTGAGCGCGCCCAGCTTCGCGTCCACCAGCGCGTTGGCGCAGGGGTCCGTCCCCGCGTCCGTCCCGGCATCCACCGGGTTCGTGCCCGCGTCGGTCCCCGCGTCCACGGTCTCGCCATGCACATCCTTGGCGACGCACTTCTGGGCCTCGCACGTCCAGAGCTGGCCCTGCGGCGCGGAGCCCTGGTCGCGACAGTCGAACTCGTCGCGGCACTCCACGTTGTCGCAGCCCACGCCCCACAGCGTCATCGCGAGCACCGTGGCCACCAGGCCCACCGGCCGGTTCCACGTCCCCGCGCGCTTCATGTCCGTCGTCATCGCGTCCTCTGTCCTCTCCGCCCCCACGGGCGGGCTGGGACTCCGAACGAGCAGACGGACGCAGGCGGTCTCCGGGCGCGAGCCGCACACCGGAAGACGCCTCCGCCGCCCCCCCTCGGAGGCTCCGGTCTGTGGCCGTGCCAAGCAGGCACGGGTCATCGGCAGGTCTTCGGACTCGCAGGCGCGGGCACCTCGCTTCGAGGCGCCCCTCTACTGGCCGTCGCTTCCCAGCCCACCCTTGGGCCAGTGCTTGCTTGGACGGCGTTCGTTCCTGCTCACCGCTGCGGGGCAGTCCCGGATTTCCACCGGATTCCCTGGCGTCTCCACAACCTCGCGGAGACACCGACGACGTCGGCGGGAGTATGGCGGGCGGCGGGCATTGTCAATGCTCCGGCCTGCCCCCGGTCATCACAGCGCGTCCAGTCGCACGCGCCTGCGCAAGAGGACGAGGAACAGCGGGCCACCCAGGAGCGCGGTGACGACGCCCACCGGAATCTCCGAGCCGAACAGGTGGAAGGACAAGCGCGCCAGCAGGTCCGCGAGCATGAGGAACGCGGCGCCACCCAACGCGGACATCGGAATCAGCAGCCGCTGGTCCGGTCCGAACGCGAGCCGCAACAGGTGCGGCACGATGAGTCCCACGAAGCCAATGAGCCCCGTGAGCGCCACGGCCCCCGCGACGCTCGCGCTGGAGGCCAGGAGCAGCCAGCGGCGCGTGGCGACCACGGGCACGCCCAGCGTGGCCGCGTCATCGTCGCCCAGACCTAGCAGGTTGAGTCGTCCGGCCAGTGCCCACATCACCGCGATGGCACCCACCTGGAGCAAGGCGGCGAACACCAGCGTGGCGCCGCGCTCGTAGCCCAGCGAACCCGCCAGCCAGAAGAGGATGGCGCCCAGTCGGTTCGGGTCCGACAGCGTCTTCACCAGCGTGATGGCGGCGGACGCGAAGGCATTGAAGACGACCCCGGTGAGCAGGGCCGCGTAGGGCGCGCGGGCCGCGTGGCCGCTGCTGGAGGCGAGCACGAAGAGGATGGCGGCGCCCGCGCCCAGGAACGCGAAGACGGACGGCGCGGACAGCCGGACCAGCGCCTCGCCCACGCCCGGCGTCATCACGCCCACGGTGGACAGTCCGAACGCGAGCGCCAGCGTGGCACCCAGCGCGGCCCCACCGGACACGCCCAGCACGAACGGATCCGCCAGCGGATTGCGCAGCAACCCTTGCAACGTGGTGCCCGAGGCGGCGAGGCCCGCGCCCACGATGGCGCCGAGCAGCGCGCGCGGCAGGCGCAGCGAGGAGAAGATGACCGCGTCCGTGGAGCGAGGGTCGGTCAGCGCGGCGAGCAGGGAGATGGGCTGCTCTCCGAAGCGCACCGCCACCGCGAACGCGCTCAGCGCCAGCAGCGCGAAGCCGAGCAGCAAGCCCACGAGCCGCGCGGGATGGAACATGGGCCCCAAGCCCGAGCGCCCGCTCACGCGAGGCCCCCGTCACGCGATGCGCCCGCTCCTCGGACCTGGGCGATGCGGAAGACGTGGCGACGACGAACCATGGCGGGAACTCCGGGAGCGGCGACGGCAGGCATCTACCCCGGCCGCCGCCGCTCCGAAAGTCCCTCGCCGTCCTGCTAGCGCAGCCCGTGGTGGGCCTGGAGTCGGGACACCACCCGCTCCAGCATCTGCGCGTCGCGCGCGAGACAGGCCGCCACGAGCCAGACGTCACCCTGCTCGCTCACGACCTGCTTGATGTCGTTCGTCACGAGCAGCGGCTCTTCCGCCACCACTTCTTCGTAGCAGTCGAGCCCCTCGGGCGCCGAGGCCGGCGATGCGAGCGCCAGCTTCAGCAGCAGCGCCGCGAGGTTGACGAGGCCATCGCGCGTGCCCAGCACCATGGTCTCATCCGGAGGTCCTCCCGCGTGGAGGACGCACCGCGCTTCGCGGTCCTGGACTCCCTCGGCCAACAACGCGAGCGCCTGGGTCAGCTTGCGTGCCTGCGTCTGACTATCCCGGTCCACTGTTCACCCATCCTGTCTTGGGATTTCCATTGTCATCCAGGATGCGGACCTGGTGCTTCTTGTATTCGCCCTTGGGGCCCTGGACCGTGTTCAACCGGTGCTCGTGGGGCACCTTGTTGAGGTTGTACTTCACGCCGTTGATCTCCACCTTGTGCGGCGCCTCCTGGCCGTAGTCCTCGCGCGTGAACGTGTTGCCCGCCTCGTCGTAGTAGGTCACTCGGCGGTTGCCATTGGGATACGTCGTCTCCCAGACGGAGTTGGGCGTCCAGCGCTCCGGCGCGGCGTTGGGTCCCTGGTAGTGCGTGGTGGTGTTCTGCGCGGGTTGATTGCCGCCCTGCGCGTAGAACCGAGGCCCCAGCTCCTGCTCGTTGGTGGCGATGCTGTTGCTGGGCCAGAGCACCACGAGCACACCACCCACCGCCGCGCCTCCCGCGCGGACCGCGTTGAGGATGGCGCCTCCCACCACGCGCCACGTGGACGGCGGAGCCTCCAGCAGCGGCGGCGCGGGCACCGGCGGCGTGACAGGCACCGGCGGCTGCCACGACGGCATCTGCATGGGCAGACGGAACGGGACCGGCTCCGTGATGGGCAGCCCGCCGCCCGGCGGAGGCGGAGGCGGCTGCCACGACGGCACGAAGGGCAGCTCCTGGCGACCATCCGGGTCCCAGAACAGCACGGGGTTCTGCCGCACGTACTGGTACGGGTGCAGGCTCCACGGGGCATCGAGGAACTTGGGGTCCGGCGCCTTCGCCAGCGAGTCCGGCGTCAGCCAGCGACCTGTCTCAGGCGCCATCCAGCGCGCGCCGTGGTCGCTCCAGCCCGTGTTCCAGTCGGTGCGCTTGTTGAGCGTGTTGAGCGGCTCGGCGTGATGGTCGATGGCCCCCACCGCGGCGCCACCGCCCACCAGCTCGCGGTACGCATCCACGGACGCGCCGAAGGGCTCGTAGCGCCGCTCCTCGAACACGCTGCCATCCGCGCGGGTGATGAGCGCGGGACCGGCCGCGATGCCGCCGTGGAAGTACAGCGTCGCTGTGGAGTCGAGCACCGCCTGTCGCTGCGCGGACAAGCCCGCCGCCTGGAGCCCAGGCCCACACGCGGAGCCCAACAGCGCCACCGCGACCGAGCCCGCCATCGCGCGCACCCAACCTGGCCGCGCCGTCGTACGCCACCGCAGCGCCGCCAGGTACACCAGCCCCAGCGCCGCCACCACCAACCCCGAGAAGAGCCGGCCCACGGCCACGTCCTGCGAGACACCCGAAGCCGAGCCCATGCCGGGCCGCAGCGCGAGCGCCCCACCCGACACCGGCACGGACTGATTCAGCCGCGCCAGCACCCGGTCACCCAGCCGCACGTAGCGCTCGCGATGGTCCATCGCGCGCTGGCTGAGCTGCGGCGAGAACGAGTACTCCGGCAGTCCATCCGGGCCCTGCGTGAAGACGCGCTGCCCGTCATGGCCATAGGCGTGGTCCACGAACGTGGGCGTAGCGCCCGGCAGCGTCACGCGCGTGAGCTGATCCAACCCGTTGTACTGCATGAGCCGGCCGCCCTGGCTCACGAGCCGGCCCGCCGCGTCGTAGTCCATCAGCACGTCGCCCGAGGCCGTCGCCACGCGCGTCAACTGACGCGGGCCGAAGCCGCGCTCGCCGTAGTGGTGCGTCCCCGCCAGGATGCCCAGGGACTGAGGCCCCTGCGCCTGACGCTGCACCATGTTCTGGAGCCCGTCGTACTGGTAGCTGAACCGATACGAGGCCGGGCCCTGCGCCAGCGTGCCGTCCGGCTGCTTCACCGCGCCCAGCACCATGTCCGTGAGGCGCGCCGCCGAGTCATACGTGAACGTGGCCGAGTGGTTGAGGCCCACGCCGTCCGCGTCCTCCACCGTGCGAGGCGCACCGTAGGCCGTGCGCGTGAGCGTCACGTCGTAGAGCGCCACGCCCGTGGAGCGCAGCGTCTGGATGCGCTGGGCCAGGCCGAGCGCATCGCGCGTGTAGAGCTGGCGCACGCCATTGCCATACGTCTCGTCCAGCACGCGGCCCGCCGCGTCCAACTGCGTGGCCTGCCAGAACGTGCCCACGCGCGTGGGCCGGCCGATGGCGTCATACGTCGTGTCGACCGGAACGCCATCCACCACCGAGGACAGCACCAGCCCGGAGGGGCTGAACACGGTGGACTCGTCCGCCCACACCCCGTCGACGGAGCGCGACTGGTGCTCGTTGTTGCCATACACGTCGTAGCGGTAGTGCACCTCGCCGCGCGGCTCCGTCACCCAGGCGAGCCGCCCCGGGACGTAGCCCGTGGAGGTGCCGTCCTTCGCGACGTCGTAATGGAAGTCGAACCCGGAGCCGTCCTCACCCTGAGCGCGGGTGAGGCGCCCCAGCAGGTCATAGAAGAACTGCCGCGTCTGCCCCGCCGCGTTGGTGTGGTGCGTGAGCCAGCCGAAGTCGTTGTAGCGCAGCGTGCGCGGACCCACGTCCGGGTCCTGCGCGGACACCATCCGTCCCAGCGTGTCGTAGCTGAAGGAATGCGTGGCCAGTCCGCCCTGCAAGGCCAGCGAGCGGATGCGGCCCGCGGCGTCGTAGCTCGCGTCCACGGACTCCAGCGTCGAGCCCACCTGGCGCTGCGTGCGCAGGATGCGCCCCAGGCCATCCATGCGCGTGGTGACGGGCGTGAGGTCCGTCTCGGATTGCGTGGTCTCGAAGGCCTGGTACGTCAGCGTGCGGACGTCGCCCGTGGGCAGCGTCTGGGTCACCATGCGGCCCAGCGCGTCGTACGCGATGCCCTGCCCCACCGCGCCCACCGGCCGCGACACGGGCAGCGCGCCGTCCACATAGACAGGCTCCGCCGCGTACACCACCCGGCCGCGTGCGTCGCGCTCGAGCCAATCGCTCACCGCCCACCGGCCCTGCGTCAGCCGCTGCGCCGAGTACAGCCGCTCACCCGCGCCGTTGGAGACCGCCACGCTCTGCCGCCACGGGCCGCCGTCCACCCACGCACCGGTCCAGCTCCCCGCCAGCGCGCTCGGCGCCCCGTCGAAGTCATACGTGAAGGTCTTCGGCTGCGGCGCGCTCCAATCATAGACATAGCGAAGGTGGGGCTGAGCGCCCGCCCGAGCCATGGTCGTCGGGCGTCCGAGCGTGTCGTACGTCACCTCCGTCACGATGCCGTCCGGCGACGTCAGCCGGCGCGGCTGGCCGAGCACGTTGTCCCACTCCATGGCCCACGTGAGGGTGCGCCCCACCGCGGGCGAGGTGCTCTCCGACACGGGATACAGGTGGTTGGCGTCATACGTCAGCGTGCGCCAGCTCCCCTTCGAGTACATCCGCGTGGGGTTGTCCCACGCGTCGTACTCGGTGGCGGACTCCAGCACCCAGCGCGGGCTCACCGCGTCCGCCAGCCAGGCGCGCGTCTCGCGCATCAGCCGCCCGGCCTGACACGCGGCGGGGTCCGTCCAGGTGAACACCTGCGTGGCGTCGCCGTAGAACATGCGGCGCTGCGAGACGAGCGTGCCGTCTCCCTCGCGCAGCGTCTCCTCGCACACCACGTCCTGAATCCAGGCGGTGTCGTCGCTGGCGTACACGCGCTGCATCGTGCGCTCGTCGCCCGTGACATCCAGCCGGCCCAGGTCTCGCTGCTCGATGGCCCGGACGCGCGCGTCATAGGCATACGTGGTCAGCGTCTCGATGGGCGTCGTGAGCCCGTCATGGTGCAGCGTCCGCGTCTCCACGAGCGCGGCCTTGCGCAGCCACGGGATGTCCGGCAGGCCCTGCACCGGTCGCGCCTCGTAGGTGGACGTCTGCACGCGGAACAGCCGCCCTGTGCCGTCCTGCGTCCGCACCTCCAACGGCATGCCGCGCAGCACGCGCAAGCCACCCAAACCTGGATGGAAGCGCGTCTCTTCGTACAGCGTGTCCGCGGCGGTGGCGCCCAGCGTCCGCACGCCGCCCACGAGGAAGCCACCAAAGCGGCGCTCCTCCGCGTCCCAGAAGCCATCGCGCACCGTGTACTCGATGTTGCGCGTGGGGCTGCCCGCGCCGGGGACCACGCTCAGGGTCACCGGCACCGGGATGGACATGGGCAACAGGCGCGTCCACGGCTGGCCCGCGCCGCTCGCCAGCACGGCGAGCTTCGCGCTGCCCTCGTAAGACACCGCCACCGACTTGCCGAGCCCGTTGGTGATTCCCGTCAGCATGCCCGCCGACGTGGCGCCCGCCATGTCCAGCAGCCACATGCCGTCCGGCGCGCTCCAGACCACGTCCTCGCTGCCGTTGCCGTTGAGGTCCGCCGTCGCGACGATGACGGACGCGCCGTCCGCCGCGGGCCGGGCCACGTCTCGCGCGGTGGTGCTGAAGCCGCCCTGCGCCAGCCCCGCGTACCAGGAGAGGTTCGCCCCAGACAGGCGCACCACATCCATGATGCCGTCGCGGTTCAGGTCACACAGCCGCAGGCTGCCCAGGTCCAGCACCGTGTCCGACCAGGGATAGGCATACGTCACGCCCGCGGCGAACGTGCCGTCCCCCTTGCCTTGGTAGACCGTCACGGACGTGCTGCCCAGTTGCACCACGTCCGCCAGCCCGTCGCCGTTCACCTCGTGGAGCCGCGCGTTGGGGCCCGGCATGAGCCGGAAGCCATCCACCGCGGGCTTCGTCTGCCAGGCGCCCAGCCCGTTGGGACCGTTCCACTTGATGCTCAGCGTCTCCGCGCCGGTGCGCAGCAGGTCCACCCGGCCGTCACCGTTGAAGTCCGCGATGAACAGCCCCGGGTCCATCAAGGTCAGACCCTCGGTGCCCAGCCAGCGCCCCACGGGCTGGAAGGTGTCTCCCTCCAGTCGCAGGAGCTGCCAGCCATCCTGCGACGGCATCACCAGCTCCGGCCGCACGTCGCCGTCGGTGTCCACCAGTCGCACGCTGTTGAGCACCGCGCCGCTCGCGCCGAGCAACGGACGCTCCGGCCCGAACGACGTGCCCGCGCCCTTGCGCCAGGACTGCACTCCCTGGTCCAGGCGCAACAGGTCGCTCATGCCGTCGCCATCCACATCCATGACGCTGACGCCGGCCTGATTGAGCACCCACCCGCCCGACGCCTCCACCTGCGTCACCTGCGCGGTGGCGGCCTTGGCGGCGTACTGCAACGTCAGCTCGGGCAGCGCGTCCACGCGGCCACGGCCCAGCTGCTTCACCTTCGCCAGACGCGAGATGGCGAAGCTGGTGTCATAGGTGAGCTGATAGACGCGCAGCGCCTCGCCGAACGCGTTGACGCGCACCTCGGACAGCCGGCGCCCGGTCTCCACCTTGAAGCCCGTGCGCCAGGACACCGCGCGGTCCGCGCGCGCCACGTACACCAGGTCCGCGCTGTAGGCGGCCGAGGGCCCCCACGCGATGCGCGACAGGTACACCTGGTTGGCGTCCTTCATGTACGTCAACTGCAAGGACGCGCCCGTCGGATGGACGACCTCCTCGAGGTACCAGGAGGCCACGCGCGTGCCCTCCTCCATCCGCGCCCCGGCCGTGAGTCCCAGCCGGTAGCGCACGCCCGCCCCGTCGGTGACGACGAAGCCGGCGCCATCGCGCGCCACCTTCACGGACTGGCCTTGACCCTCCAGCCGCCAGGACACGCCGTCTGGCAGGGCCACGAGCTGTCCGCCCCCGCCAATGCCAACCAACTCCAGCTCATCCGCCGCGCCGTAGGAGGGCACGCCCTGGCGCAGGCTCCGACGGATGGCCGCCGAAGACAGCGCCCAGCCGATGCCCACCGGGCCGTTGCCCAGGTCGCCCGAGTACGACAGCCCCAGGGCGGGCGCGAGTCCTCCCGTCCCCTTCGGCAACTCGAAGGGCAGCTCGTAGGACACCTGCGAGCTGAAGACATTCACCTGCGGCGTGTCCACCAACCCTCGGACCGAGCCCGGTCCATCTGGCAATTTCAAG from the Myxococcaceae bacterium JPH2 genome contains:
- a CDS encoding VCBS repeat-containing protein → MRAAIAGLLLALASTRAGAAGTPLSGAVNAQTLKLPDGPGSVRGLVDTPQVNVFSSQVSYELPFELPKGTGGLAPALGLSYSGDLGNGPVGIGWALSSAAIRRSLRQGVPSYGAADELELVGIGGGGQLVALPDGVSWRLEGQGQSVKVARDGAGFVVTDGAGVRYRLGLTAGARMEEGTRVASWYLEEVVHPTGASLQLTYMKDANQVYLSRIAWGPSAAYSADLVYVARADRAVSWRTGFKVETGRRLSEVRVNAFGEALRVYQLTYDTSFAISRLAKVKQLGRGRVDALPELTLQYAAKAATAQVTQVEASGGWVLNQAGVSVMDVDGDGMSDLLRLDQGVQSWRKGAGTSFGPERPLLGASGAVLNSVRLVDTDGDVRPELVMPSQDGWQLLRLEGDTFQPVGRWLGTEGLTLMDPGLFIADFNGDGRVDLLRTGAETLSIKWNGPNGLGAWQTKPAVDGFRLMPGPNARLHEVNGDGLADVVQLGSTSVTVYQGKGDGTFAAGVTYAYPWSDTVLDLGSLRLCDLNRDGIMDVVRLSGANLSWYAGLAQGGFSTTARDVARPAADGASVIVATADLNGNGSEDVVWSAPDGMWLLDMAGATSAGMLTGITNGLGKSVAVSYEGSAKLAVLASGAGQPWTRLLPMSIPVPVTLSVVPGAGSPTRNIEYTVRDGFWDAEERRFGGFLVGGVRTLGATAADTLYEETRFHPGLGGLRVLRGMPLEVRTQDGTGRLFRVQTSTYEARPVQGLPDIPWLRKAALVETRTLHHDGLTTPIETLTTYAYDARVRAIEQRDLGRLDVTGDERTMQRVYASDDTAWIQDVVCEETLREGDGTLVSQRRMFYGDATQVFTWTDPAACQAGRLMRETRAWLADAVSPRWVLESATEYDAWDNPTRMYSKGSWRTLTYDANHLYPVSESTSPAVGRTLTWAMEWDNVLGQPRRLTSPDGIVTEVTYDTLGRPTTMARAGAQPHLRYVYDWSAPQPKTFTYDFDGAPSALAGSWTGAWVDGGPWRQSVAVSNGAGERLYSAQRLTQGRWAVSDWLERDARGRVVYAAEPVYVDGALPVSRPVGAVGQGIAYDALGRMVTQTLPTGDVRTLTYQAFETTQSETDLTPVTTRMDGLGRILRTQRQVGSTLESVDASYDAAGRIRSLALQGGLATHSFSYDTLGRMVSAQDPDVGPRTLRYNDFGWLTHHTNAAGQTRQFFYDLLGRLTRAQGEDGSGFDFHYDVAKDGTSTGYVPGRLAWVTEPRGEVHYRYDVYGNNEHQSRSVDGVWADESTVFSPSGLVLSSVVDGVPVDTTYDAIGRPTRVGTFWQATQLDAAGRVLDETYGNGVRQLYTRDALGLAQRIQTLRSTGVALYDVTLTRTAYGAPRTVEDADGVGLNHSATFTYDSAARLTDMVLGAVKQPDGTLAQGPASYRFSYQYDGLQNMVQRQAQGPQSLGILAGTHHYGERGFGPRQLTRVATASGDVLMDYDAAGRLVSQGGRLMQYNGLDQLTRVTLPGATPTFVDHAYGHDGQRVFTQGPDGLPEYSFSPQLSQRAMDHRERYVRLGDRVLARLNQSVPVSGGALALRPGMGSASGVSQDVAVGRLFSGLVVAALGLVYLAALRWRTTARPGWVRAMAGSVAVALLGSACGPGLQAAGLSAQRQAVLDSTATLYFHGGIAAGPALITRADGSVFEERRYEPFGASVDAYRELVGGGAAVGAIDHHAEPLNTLNKRTDWNTGWSDHGARWMAPETGRWLTPDSLAKAPDPKFLDAPWSLHPYQYVRQNPVLFWDPDGRQELPFVPSWQPPPPPPGGGLPITEPVPFRLPMQMPSWQPPVPVTPPVPAPPLLEAPPSTWRVVGGAILNAVRAGGAAVGGVLVVLWPSNSIATNEQELGPRFYAQGGNQPAQNTTTHYQGPNAAPERWTPNSVWETTYPNGNRRVTYYDEAGNTFTREDYGQEAPHKVEINGVKYNLNKVPHEHRLNTVQGPKGEYKKHQVRILDDNGNPKTGWVNSGPG
- a CDS encoding iron ABC transporter permease; its protein translation is MFHPARLVGLLLGFALLALSAFAVAVRFGEQPISLLAALTDPRSTDAVIFSSLRLPRALLGAIVGAGLAASGTTLQGLLRNPLADPFVLGVSGGAALGATLALAFGLSTVGVMTPGVGEALVRLSAPSVFAFLGAGAAILFVLASSSGHAARAPYAALLTGVVFNAFASAAITLVKTLSDPNRLGAILFWLAGSLGYERGATLVFAALLQVGAIAVMWALAGRLNLLGLGDDDAATLGVPVVATRRWLLLASSASVAGAVALTGLIGFVGLIVPHLLRLAFGPDQRLLIPMSALGGAAFLMLADLLARLSFHLFGSEIPVGVVTALLGGPLFLVLLRRRVRLDAL
- a CDS encoding cell surface protein, translated to MSPHACPRAPWGALMLALLALSACGDEPSVPSPDGGTDPDAGTRPADPFVDSVVSFQPGETAGFGQDRFPDVVLGPPRGAGDSNGSLDVLSLGKGGSIVLRFTDVGVVDGPGVDFLVFENPFLVGNGATYAETGEVAVSEDGVKWTAFPCAFTDAAGGYPGCAGVRPVLSDPTNGVSPTDPAVAGGDGFDLATVGLKRARFVRITDTGTNKYGGTSGGFDLDAVAVVHGESLSGTSP